The genomic stretch TTTACAAATGTGTCAAAATTCTTATTCCTAGATTCCATATCCTTATGTTCTATTACATAATAAATTTTATCCTTACCTTCAGCATCCTCCCAGAAATCAATAATTTTTAGTTCATGCTTTAAAAATAAGTCTACTGTATGATTACTAAATCTCTTATGGATTGCATCTAATCTATTAGGGTACATATAGTATATCCTTAATTCGTATATCATTTATTTTCCATCCTTTCTCTGATTTAAATGTTAATCTTAAATTGTCCAACCATCATTTGTAAGTCGACTGCCATTTCCGAAAGTATACTTACAGAGGCTGAAATCTCCTCAAGTCCCGCTGACTGCTCTTGAACTGATGCAGCAACATGCTCGCTTTCTTCTGAGGATTCCCTTGCTACTTCAGTGATTAAATAACTCATTTCTTCCACTTCTTTTATTCTTTCAACCATTTTTTCAATTTCCATAGAAATTTCTTTTACATGTATATCAACTTCTTTGCTTGTATTCACAATCTCACTGAAAGTATCTCTGGCGTCATTGGCCATTTGCGTACCCTCTTTCACTTCTTTCACTCCTACTAGCATGCTGCCTGCGAGTTCTTCGGAACTATTTTGAATATCTCTTAACATTTCGGTGATTTCCTTTGTGGCATTCGAAGATCCTTCCGCCAATTTTCTAATCTCATCTGCAACTACTGCAAAGCCTTTTCCATGCGTTCCTGCTCTAGCGGCTTCAATTGCAGCGTTCAAAGCAAGTAAATTTGTCTGAGATGCCATATTAGAAATCGTATCAAGCACCTTCTTAATTTCAGAAGATTTTTCTTTAAGATCCTCGGATACCGATTGTGTAGCCACTATTTTTTCTTCAATCACTTCTATTTGATTCAGTAACGCTACCATTTTATCATTTCCAACATTGGCAGCATTTGTTGCCTTCTCCGAGGATAACAACACCTTATTCGTATCTTCATAAACCTTTTTGTTTCCTTCATATAAATTAGTAGCTATTTTAAAGGTTTTTTCTGACTGTTCCCTCTGGTTTACCGCTCCTTCACTAATATGTATGATTGATACGGCAATTTGTTCGACAGCTT from Firmicutes bacterium HGW-Firmicutes-1 encodes the following:
- a CDS encoding NIPSNAP family protein; protein product: MIYELRIYYMYPNRLDAIHKRFSNHTVDLFLKHELKIIDFWEDAEGKDKIYYVIEHKDMESRNKNFDTFVNDPEWIEVRDLSELDGPIVEKIESSFMNRVPYSPFIPKNKRI